The following proteins are encoded in a genomic region of Magnolia sinica isolate HGM2019 chromosome 1, MsV1, whole genome shotgun sequence:
- the LOC131245047 gene encoding uncharacterized protein LOC131245047, with protein sequence MTVAQYEAKFDELSRYIPKALEDEEYKLEKFKEGLKPGIQSRLCTWDFRDFPELVDKAMRVEKDFERNVHFRPPTRDAPFRLRQPPPASPLPAGRPRPLPTRAPPLPPGGGCGYCGKNNHSTSNCFRRMRDQGIPPRGN encoded by the coding sequence ATGACAGTCGCACAATACGAGGCGAAATTTGATGAACTATCGCGATACATACCGAAGGCCCTAGAGGATGAGGAGTACAAACTGGAGAAGTTTAAGGAAGGACTGAAGCCCGGGATACAATCCCGTCTATGTACCTGGGATTTCAGGGACTTCCCGGAATTGGTGGATAAAGCAATGCGGGTGGAAAAAGACTTTGAACGCAACGTCCACTTCCGCCCACCTACTCGAGATGCCCCGTTTCGACTGAGACAGCCCCCTCCTGCCTCGCCTCTCCCTGCAGGGAGACCCAGGCCACTGCCCACACGAGCACCGCCCTTGCCCCCTGGAGGAGGCTGCGGTTACTGTGGGAAGAACAATCACAGCACCTCGAATTGTTTTCGGAGAATGAGGGATCAAGGCATTCCGCCTCGGGGGAATTAA